In Calditrichota bacterium, the DNA window TGCGATCAACGACAGTTTTGTGCGTGCGTCACAAGGGAAAAGTGGCGATGGCGGGAGACGGTCAGGTGACTTTTGGCGACACAGTTTTGAAAATGGGCGCGCGAAAAATTCGCCGCATTTTTGACGGCGCCGTGCTGGTGGGTTTTGCCGGCGCTTCTGCCGACGCGCTGACTTTGTTTGAAAAATTTGAAAGCAAGCTGGAACAATTCCACGGAAATCTGTCACGGGCGGCGGTCGAATTGGCCAAGGACTGGCGCACTGACCGCTACTTGCGGCGATTGGAAGCTCAGTTGGTGGTTGCAGATCAGGAAAAAAGCTTTTTAATTTCCGGCACCGGCGACGTCGTTGAGCCTGATGATAATATCATGGCATTGGGTTCCGGCGGACCTTATGCCTTGGCCGCTGCCAGAGCGCTGGTGCGACACGCCGATCTCGACGCCGAGCACATCGCAAAAGAATCGTTGAAGATAGCCGGCGAGATTTGTATTTACACAAATACCAATGTCAAAGTTGAGATTTTGTAGCTTTTGCTTCGTTTTGCAAGAAAAAAATGAACCTGCGTGCGCTTGAAAAGTAAAATGAATTTCAAGTGGTTTTAAAAATTCCGAGAAAGGGGCAAGAAAATTTGTAATTACCGCCCCCTTATGCGGATCAGAAAAAACAACAAAAAATTGATAAGTGAAATTGATTTTAGTTTGAAAAATGAGCTTTTGAGCCGCGAGAGATCGCGGTTTTCTTTAATCACAATGATTGAAAAATGACAGGGATGAAATAACAACATGAGCGCTAAAATTGAACAATTGACTCCGAGGCAAATTGTAACAGAGCTGGACAAATACATCATCGGACAGGATA includes these proteins:
- the hslV gene encoding ATP-dependent protease subunit HslV, encoding MKMRSTTVLCVRHKGKVAMAGDGQVTFGDTVLKMGARKIRRIFDGAVLVGFAGASADALTLFEKFESKLEQFHGNLSRAAVELAKDWRTDRYLRRLEAQLVVADQEKSFLISGTGDVVEPDDNIMALGSGGPYALAAARALVRHADLDAEHIAKESLKIAGEICIYTNTNVKVEIL